The following are from one region of the Tachysurus fulvidraco isolate hzauxx_2018 chromosome 15, HZAU_PFXX_2.0, whole genome shotgun sequence genome:
- the LOC113639465 gene encoding BAH and coiled-coil domain-containing protein 1 isoform X3, giving the protein MESRDFGAPTHLLSERGALVHRAASRITSSGHGTVQHAAAFPPGKYYPSHLPMSTHSGSGLMGNSSASFMGTFLASSLGSSPSHPPHPSRPPSSPSSPPCRGGPHSTASQIWFPHSHEAPGYPRFSGSLAHTFLPISHLDHHANSGVLYGQHHFYDTQKENFYLRSLPSQPPLISANHSIPPMSRTEPGNTQVSCSRDTGSAVNLHKSLKEASIDKGMVSGTKDKERPSSKHDSKDRHSHNQHPQPQHLHSHQPQHHSHHPSTMDNLNAMERHKASLLMEYKDHSQSMSKPLSACLLNGKMQNGDSRAEVGSKGSMPSCGGESMGRGPGDSTNAQARHMGNSSTGRCTKEAVSGEMRISEQPPPDCVERGQVLHQSLSYSVPPPLPVGSATGGGHPGSFHCLQFHTGHPHHTQHPHHSHHSHHHPDFFCPPPPAPITNSSLHEKGVGSSGAREPKATRPTFVPSVGHLGEKAGGPFQLGNPECQGVAGGGSSTKEKAMEKTSGGVGHSGNWHRKHQEHQHQQQQPAPQKQHPYRKAEKAPDWMHNNDHHLQQQQQSHPRQHQAVRSHSADCINGIDTEVYRSALTQEPKTGHLLTHLSNVNPQSFRDCSHSGSTPNSSPLAKTISQQGPGSGGGSCSMQREGQKVARIRHQQHGRTGSGAPSAELGQTSNSQEMKRKMDMSPYGYNNSSQHHSHQQSPVPPWAMHPHHIHLEEDQRRVYMESVSGPASVRQQPHQHQSAGMGPPPAPAQNQQEVLGPQGEGSAMKNLLKYSNQQQPLLLSQKTPFGGLGSIKMGPNSTNCTLQSVKTTLPSRKVITSESERHDCGGRSREIGEVAHGEGEVRQPPVGIAVAVARQKEPTCRPPDNHPSSCQGRIHSGMKGASRPMYPTDSSREEDRKRMNGEHMGISGGHPCLDREQESFIRDNKERVEFARIHPSNSCRGDIPSHLMVPSGTSLQSGQLGDPAAHAHSAHHHWMPRTASPSLWMTGHSYGISHTSLHQNLPPGFSATMPAPLQPVLPLPQDPSAQLVVLPTEPTSHPATHHLDVMEQPGLWPPVYRARGPPSHMQHPAVYSRSQFLRQQELYALQQHQQLQHQQHPGHQQLPQPPQQHRGAHSIEPQHRNTHNQMQKKPEDHGACAVDLQDILSEPRNPKATKSYTFGSSNRATSPPRASAAHMSPCCQSPCMHPHPKSTPSTPCPVPSPAATVPCSPAISPAPSQLPNITETQDKRAKGQPPQDYPQTMEPDLPPGYSYPAITMGYRSGPSSQDVQLAEPAELEAIPVEPVEHAPAPMSSIGEGPECHAIVRPITESQLPLDKKSEEEQAQEQAQAALEQNGEPDTVGCSVPVEHEQAQGEAAMLSCHPEESSVCEAAPCPGSWLEEAVHKDSTIVCQEDGDLLEKENVVSELNAQTATVPEHTCVPLNPADLQPSTGTEVVAKEIEKEAQEEDCVQIISPPSSPTSLTPFSQPIVPSYWSLELLIAAAFCGDCPPPSPPVSTTSQGCAVPFYSSTYGMELLSELADLERQQEHHSTDKNEGQEQLIFDLQSFATLAVARALELDSKANSIADAVKQCPAKRTLNLRRKCNWTPRHEPVCPVKGGMDAIDSQELAIRVRLADLQRRYKEKQKELVKLQRKHDHQKEETPRSPARRGPGRPRKRKSNGLGPMAPPESQKKVKSVGVVLLTEESGRGGGDLMKKRRLSNRSFGRLGAVQVTVSSSVKMQSSQKSSLHEHHITQLKSKTAVSKTIRERETLGSSHLYTSQRSPKADSRLSNMTANESEGQSDTGSGDSGTQESWKGLMNSKKKSEAALNRLSACVQQPQAKGQDATEEGETFAEDTESSEQEEEEAEGSYNIDASHIMKVPPSRELPSSSILKDPSPSSVVKLEVNQKAKNKRERQELYGSQLWSNAEGEVKVKKRPHCRSVPDNTTKTLGVRRRPGRPRLQEKLWAGHYRKPAGLLSFSSTSERLRRATRKSSMLRGVLSKKSCWSTVVQSPQSDDTCKRRTRFRQVHKQSKGRAVSRLLESFAADDGFQLGGDSSFSDEDEENSSSSTRRSPAPPNCILTKDMLIEGLKILISKEDELLYAARVRTLDLPDIYSIVIDGERGNRPRIYSLEQLLQEAVLDVRPETEAVLTEGTRVCAFWSERSRCLYPGYVRRGGSNDECKPGGVMVEFDDGDRGWISLRNIRLLPPGYQIHLDTESSPTLVSSGRLDKLVSCQDGRSSQIARSSEKTTNTEEAKTTEKPIRKPGRPKGSGMKRFASDSVSKTSSSPLTWPSLAQPRKRSSVNLFQLNGSASKKTMKNREAVFPHPSVSVTSSAKCIFNSRSFEVDSFSSIANGYSSFCSQTSGMPVDGRSSPYGQGRKSEESDIPRGRKNEFLIKLDHEGVMNPKNKSSKAMLMLGGSGFGSKGIGASPKPEAYSHPVLLVKDKRKGDSSRAELLPIQRKPSPTLLMSKHGDMGLSCHRDCHSSYSDMDEEDEEEEERRRRSDSVLGPASGGMRMAGRFLPHLSVSSSSSGSSSSSSSGSISSSSICSSDNDSSYSSEDDENSTLLLQSCLTPHHSLLHPHKAPTGPTQHSFVAKAMAVSSTKGGNVDSAVRKPLKRKECLSSSTKPSKDLVKRQKLLADHSRPKLSSCMPARQLWRWSGNPTQRRGLKGKARKLYFKSIVRGRDTVHVGDCAVFLSAGRPHLPYIGRIESFWETWSSSMVVKVKWFYHPEETNLGKSLHDGKHALYQSCHEDENDVQTISHKCQVVSRKEYELLSRNRKPGSSLQDLYYQAGTYDPTSGQLLTADGMSILC; this is encoded by the exons CCCCAGGGTACCCACGCTTCTCAGGAAGTCTAGCCCACACATTCCTTCCTATAAGTCATTTGGATCACCATGCCAACAGTGGGGTTCTCTATGGTCAACACCATTTTTATGACACCCAAAAAG AAAACTTCTACTTGAGAAGCCTTCCTTCCCAACCTCCACTCATTTCAGCCAATCACAGCATTCCGCCCATGTCAAGGACAGAGCCAGGGAACACCCAGGTTTCTTGCAGTAGAGACACAGGAAGCGCTGTAAACTTGCACAAGAGTCTTAAGGAAGCCAGTATAGACAAAGGCATGGTCTCAGGAACAAAGGACAAAGAAAGGCCCAGCAGTAAGCATGATTCAAAAGATCGCCACTCCCATAACCAACATCCGCAACCCCAGCACCTCCACTCACACCAGCCTCAACACCATTCTCATCACCCTTCCACTATGGACAACTTGAATGCCATGGAGAGGCACAAAGCTTCCTTACTTATGGAGTACAAGGACCATTCACAGAGCATGAGTAAACCTCTTAGTGCCTGTCTACTTAATGGAAAGATGCAGAATGGAGACTCTCGGGCTGAGGTTGGGTCCAAAGGATCCATGCCTAGTTGTGGAGGAGAGAGCATGGGTAGGGGTCCTGGAGACTCAACAAATGCACAAGCCAGACACATGGGTAACAGCAGTACTGGGCGCTGTACTAAAGAAGCTGTGAGTGGTGAGATGAGAATCAGTGAGCAGCCCCCTCCTGACTGTGTAGAAAGGGGTCAGGTGTTACATCAGTCGTTGTCCTACTCTGTGCCTCCTCCTTTGCCTGTGGGCTCAGCAACTGGTGGGGGGCATCCAGGCAGCTTTCACTGTTTACAGTTCCATACTGGTCATCCACATCACACCCAACACCCACACCACAGCCATCACTCCCACCATCACCCGGATTTTTTCTGCCCCCCTCCTCCTGCCCCAATAACCAATTCTTCCTTACATGAAAAGGGGGTTGGCAGCAGTGGGGCAAGAGAACCCAAAGCAACCAGACCCACATTTGTACCATCTGTGGGCCACCTTGGGGAGAAAGCTGGAGGTCCCTTTCAACTGGGAAACCCTGAATGTCAGGGTGTGGCTGGTGGGGGAAGCAGTACCAAAGAAAAGGCAATGGAAAAGACAAGTGGGGGTGTGGGGCATTCTGGGAACTGGCACCGAAAACATCAGGAGCATCAACATCAACAGCAGCAGCCTGCACCACAAAAGCAGCATCCCTACCGAAAAGCAGAAAAAGCCCCTGACTGGATGCACAACAATGATCACCACttacagcaacagcagcagagCCATCCTCGGCAGCATCAGGCTGTGCGCTCTCATAGTGCAGACTGCATCAATGGCATAGACACAGAGGTGTATAGATCCGCTCTGACACAGGAGCCCAAAACTGGCCATCTGTTAACTCATCTTAGTAATGTTAATCCACAATCCTTTAGGGATTGCTCACATTCTGGGTCAACTCCAAACTCCTCACCCCTTGCAAAGACCATATCGCAGCAAGGGCCTGGTTCTGGAGGTGGGAGCTGCTCCATGCAGAGAGAAGGCCAAAAGGTAGCCCGTATCCGCCACCAGCAGCATGGCAGAACAGGTTCAGGTGCTCCCTCAGCAGAGCTGGGGCAGACCAGTAACAGTCAAGAGATGAAGCGGAAAATGGACATGTCTCCGTATGGTTATAATAACAGTTCACAGCATCATTCACATCAGCAATCACCTGTGCCACCATGGGCAATGCACCCCCATCATATCCACCTGGAGGAGGATCAGCGCAGGGTTTACATGGAGTCTGTCAGTGGACCTGCCAGCGTTAGGCAGCAGCCCCATCAACACCAGTCGGCTGGAATGGGTCCCCCACCTGCTCCTGCACAGAACCAGCAGGAGGTTTTGGGTCCACAGGGAGAGGGTAGTGCCATGAAAAACCTTCTTAAGTATAGCAACCAGCAGCAGCCTCTTCTTCTGTCCCAGAAAACCCCATTTGGTGGACTGGGAAGCATCAAAATGGGACCTAACAGCACAAACTGCACCTTGCAGTCTGTCAAAACAACCCTGCCTTCCAGGAAAGTCATAACCAGTGAGAGTGAACGCCATGACTGTGGAGGACGAAGCAGGGAGATTGGGGAAGTAGCTCATGGTGAGGGGGAGGTGCGGCAACCTCCTGTGGGTATCGCAGTTGCTGTGGCGCGGCAGAAAGAACCAACTTGCAGACCTCCTGACAACCATCCAAGCAGCTGCCAGGGTCGGATCCACTCTGGTATGAAAG gcGCTTCACGGCCCATGTATCCCACAGACTCATCCAGAGAGGAGGACAGAAAGAGAATGAATGGGGAACACATGGGCATCAGTGGGGGTCATCCATGCCTGGACAGAGAGCAAGAATCATTTATCAG GGACAACAAGGAAAGGGTTGAATTTGCAAGGATCCATCCCTCCAATAGTTGTCGTGGTGACATTCCCTCTCATTTGATGGTGCCTAGTGGAACGTCCCTTCAGTCAGGCCAATTGGGAGACCCTGCTGCACATGCACACTCGGCACACCACCACTGGATGCCTCGCACAGCAAGTCCTTCCCTTTGGATGACAGGCCATTCCTATG GAATAAGCCACACCAGTCTCCACCAGAATCTTCCCCCTGGTTTCTCTGCAACTATGCCTGCTCCACTCCAGCCTGTATTGCCCCTGCCTCAGGACCCTTCCGCCCAGCTAGTTGTGTTACCTACTGAGCCTACTTCCCATCCAGCCACGCATCACTTAG ATGTGATGGAGCAGCCGGGTCTATGGCCTCCAGTGTACAGGGCCCGGGGGCCTCCCTCCCACATGCAGCATCCCGCTGTGTACTCTCGCTCCCAGTTTCTAAGGCAACAAGAACTGTATGCACTCCAGCAACATCAGCAGCTGCAGCATCAGCAACATCCTGGCCATCAGCAACTGCCTCAACCACCACAGCAACACCGAGGAGCACACAGCATAGAGCCTCAGCACAGAAATACTCACAACCAG ATGCAGAAGAAACCTGAGGACCATGGTGCATGTGCTGTGGACTTACAGGACATCCTCTCTGAGCCCAGGAACCCCAAAGCTACCAAGTCGTATACCTTTGGCTCTTCGAACAGGGCTACATCGCCACCCAGGGCCTCTGCCGCACACATGTCGCCATGTTGTCAGTCACCATGTATGCATCCTCATCCAAAAAGCACACCCTCCACCCCTTGCCCTGTCCCAAGTCCTGCTGCTACTGTGCCCTGCTCCCCTGCTATTAGCCCAGCTCCATCACAGCTACCCAACATAACAGAAACTCAGGACAAGAGAGCAAAGGGCCAGCCACCACAAGACTACCCTCAGACTATGGAACCAG atcTTCCACCAGGATACAGCTATCCTGCAATCACCATGGGATACAGAAGTGGGCCCTCATCACAGGATGTACAACTAGCTGAACCAGCTGAGCTCGAAGCCATTCCAGTTGAGCCAGTTGAGCATGCTCCAGCCCCTATGTCCAGTATTGGGGAAGGGCCAGAGTGCCATGCAATAGTAAGACCCATCACAGAGTCTCAGCTGCCACTGGATAAAAAGAGTGAGGAAGAGCAGGCACAAGAGCAGGCACAAGCTGCACTGGAGCAGAATGGAGAGCCGGATACAGTGGGCTGCTCTGTGCCTGTGGAACATGAACAAGCACAGGGAGAGGCAGCAATGCTCAGTTGCCATCCTGAAGAGTCATCAGTCTGTGAAGCAGCACCGTGTCCCGGTAGCTGGTTAGAGGAAGCAGTACATAAAGACTCGACCATAGTCTGTCAGGAGGATGGTGACCTTCTTGAGAAGGAAAATGTTGTTTCTGAGCTGAATGCACAGACGGCCACAGTTCCCGAACACACATGTGTTCCACTTAATCCAGCTGACCTCCAACCCAGCACAGGCACTGAGGTAGTGGCAAAAGAGATAGAAAAGGAAGCTCAGGAGGAAGACTGTGTCCAAATTATCTCTCCTCCATCATCTCCTACCAGTCTCACTCCATTCTCACAGCCAATTGTGCCAAGTTATTGGAGCCTGGAGCTCCTGATTGCCGCCGCTTTCTGCGGCGACTGCCCTCCCCCCTCCCCACCTGTTTCCACCACTTCTCAGGGCTGTGCTGTCCCCTTCTATTCCAGTACATATGGCATGGAGCTCCTCAGTGAGCTGGCTGATCTGGAGCGCCAACAGGAACACCACAGTACAGACAAAAATGAAG GACAAGAGCAACTGATATTTGACCTCCAGAGTTTCGCTACCTTGGCAGTGGCTCGTGCCCTGGAGTTGGACTCCAAGGCAAACAGTATTGCAGATGCTGTGAAGCAGTGTCCAGCCAAAAGAACCCTAAACCTGCGGCGAAAATGCAATTGGACTCCTCGCCATGAGCCT GTGTGTCCTGTGAAGGGTGGTATGGATGCTATAGACAGTCAGGAATTGGCTATACGAGTGAGGCTGGCAGATTTGCAACGACGCtacaaagagaaacagaaggagTTAGTCAAGCTTCAGAGGAAGCATGACCACCA GAAAGAGGAGACTCCTCGAAGTCCTGCACGTCGGGGCCCTGGACGACCACGAAAGCGGAAATCAAACGGTCTAGGGCCCATGGCTCCCCCTGAATCCCAAAAGAAAGTCAA GTCTGTGGGGGTGGTGCTACTGACAGAGGAGTCAGGAAGAGGAGGTGGGGATttgatgaagaagaggaggctGTCCAACAGGAGCTTTGGTCGTCTTGGAGCTGTACAGGTTACTGTCTCTTCCTCA GTTAAGATGCAGTCCTCTCAAAAGAGCAGCCTCCACGAGCACCACATAACACAGCTGAAGTCCAAAACTGCTGTCAGTAAAACCATCCGGGAGCGAGAAACCTTGGGGTCTTCTCACTTGTACACTTCTCAGCGCAGCCCAAAAGCAGATTCCAGACTCTCTAACATGACGGCCAACGAGTCTGAAGGCCAAAGTGACACAG GAAGTGGAGACAGCGGCACTCAGGAGAGCTGGAAGGGCCTGATGAATAGTAAGAAGAAAAGCGAGGCAGCTTTAAATCGACTTTCAGCCTGTGTGCAGCAGCCTCAGGCCAAAGGACAGGATGCAACAGAGGAAGGGGAAACCTTTGCAGAGGATACAGAGTCCTCTGAGCAAG AAGAGGAGGAAGCAGAAGGCAGTTACAACATCGATGCAAGCCATATCATGAAAGTCCCACCCTCCAGGGAGCTCCCATCCAGCTCCATCCTAAAAGACCCCTCCCCTTCCTCTGTTGTGAAACTGGAAGTCAATCAGAAGGCAAAGAATAAAAGAGAACGGCAGGAGCTGTATG GGTCCCAACTTTGGTCGAATGCAGAAGGTGAGGTGAAAGTAAAGAAAAGGCCCCACTGCAGGTCAGTGCCAGACAATACAACTAAGACCTTGGGGGTGAGGAGGAGACCAGGTCGTCCAAGACTACAGGAAAAGCTGTGGGCCGGTCACTATCGGAAACCTGCAGGCCTCTTGTCTTTCTCCAGTACCAGCGAGAGGTTGAGGCGAGCCACACGGAAGAGCTCCATGCTCCGTGGAGTGCTTAGCAAG AAGAGTTGTTGGTCAACTGTGGTCCAGTCTCCTCAGAGTGATGACACCTGTAAACGGCGGACCAGATTTCGACAGGTGCATAAACAA tctaaaGGGCGCGCAGTCAGTCGTCTATTGGAAAGCTTTGCAGCAGACGATGGCTTCCAGCTGGGTGGAGACAGCAGTTTCtctgatgaggatgaggagaacTCTTCGTCAAGCACCAGACGTTCTCCCG CTCCTCCAAACTGTATACTGACCAAAGACATGCTGATTGAAGGACTGAAAATCCTCATCAGTAAAGAAGATGAGCTTCTGTACGCCGCCCGTGTGAGAACTCTAGATCTGCCTGACAT cTACAGCATTGTTATcgatggagagagaggaaacCGCCCCAGAATCTACTCCCTGGAGCAGCTCTTGCAGGAAGCA GTTTTGGATGTGCGTCCTGAAACAGAGGCAGTGCTGACCGAGGGGACGAGAGTGTGTGCCTTCTGGAGTGAGCGCTCACGATGTCTTTACCCAGGCTATGTGCGCAGGG GTGGCTCTAATGATGAGTGTAAGCCAGGTGGAGTGATGGTAGAGTTTGATGATGGGGACAGAGGATGGATCTCTCTCCGTAACATTCGTCTCCTTCCACCTGGATACCAGATTCATT TAGATACTGAGTCCAGTCCAACTCTGGTTTCCAGTGGTCGATTAGACAAGTTAGTTTCATGTCAGGATGGAAGAAGCTCACAGATTGCAAGATCCTCTGAGAAAACAACTAACACAGAGGAAGCCAAAACCACAGAAAAGCCAATAAGAAAACCAG GGAGACCTAAAGGTTCAGGAATGAAGAGGTTTGCCTCTGATAGTGTCTCCAAAACCTCATCATCTCCCCTTACCTGGCCATCATTAGCTCAGCCTAGAAAGAGGTCATCTGTCAATTTATTTCAACTTAATGGTTCAGCATCCAAGAAGACAATGAAGAACAGAGAGGCAGTGTTTCCTCATCCTTCAGTCTCTGTGACATCATCAGCCAAATGCATCTTCAATAGCAGGTCTTTTGAGGTGGACTCTTTCAGTAGTATTGCTAATGGCTACTCATCTTTCTGCAGCCAGACATCTGGCATGCCTGTAGATGGCAGAAGCAGCCCCTATGGGCAGGGCAGAAAGTCTGAGGAATCGGACATTCCTCGAGGAAGGAAAAATGAATTCCTGATCAAGCTGGATCACGAAGGAGTAATGAATCCCAAAAACAAGAGCAGCAAGGCTATGCTAATGTTAGGAGGTTCTGGATTTGGATCTAAAGGTATAGGTGCTTCACCCAAGCCTGAAGCATATTCCCACCCAGTTCTGTTGGTAAAGGACAAACGGAAGGGAGACAGTTCTCGGGCAGAGCTCCTACCAATCCAGAGAAAGCCATCCCCAACTTTGCTAATGAGCAAGCATGGAGACATGGGCCTTAGTTGCCACAGGGACTGTCATAGCTCTTATTCAGACATggatgaggaagatgaagaagaagaggaaaggaggagaagaagtgATTCAGTTCTGGGCCCAGCCTCTGGTGGCATGAGGATGGCTGGTCGTTTTCTCCCCCACCTCTCTGTTTCCTCATCTTCTTCAGGGTCATCTAGCTCTTCTAGTTCAGGTTCTATTTCCAGTTCCAGCATCTGCTCATCTGACAATGACTCCTCCTATAGTTCTGAGGATGATGAGAACTCCACACTGCTCTTACAGAGCTGCCTAACACCACATCACTCCCTGCTCCATCCCCATAAAGCTCCAACTGGACCCACACAGCATTCATTTGTGGCCAAAGCTATGGCTGTCTCTAGCACCAAAGGTGGGAATGTTGACAGTGCTGTCCGCAAGCCCCTAAAGAGGAAAGAGTGCCTCAGTTCATCCACCAAACCATCCAAAGACCTGGTCAAGAGACAAAAGCTTCTGGCTGACCATAGCAGGCCCAAATTGTCTTCTTGCATGCCAGCAAGGCAACTGTGGAGATGGTCCGGGAATCCCACACAG AGACGTGGGCTAAAAGGGAAAGCACGTAAGCTCTACTTTAAGTCCATAGTCCGGGGCAGGGACACAGTGCATGTAGGAGACTGTGCAGTGTTCCTGTCAGCTGGTCGTCCCCACCTACCCTACATTGGCCGCATTGAGAGCTTCTGGGAGACCTGGTCTAGCAGCATGGTAGTCAAGGTCAAGTGGTTCTACCATCCTGAAGAGACCAATCTTGGCAAGAGTCTTCATGATGGCAAG CATGCCCTCTATCAATCATGCCATGAGGATGAGAATGACGTGCAGACAATCTCTCATAAGTGCCAGGTTGTGAGCCGTAAGGAATATGAGCTTCTGAGCCGCAACAGGAAGCCTGGTAGCAGCCTTCAGGATCTCTACTACCAGGCTGGTACCTATGACCCCACCAGTGGCCAGCTGCTCACTGCAGATGGAATGTCTATTCTCTGCTAG